A portion of the Chryseobacterium tructae genome contains these proteins:
- a CDS encoding DUF2931 family protein — protein MNNKYEWLTLTTADMGYNMEIVDGSFYDNKGEEIAGIPSRQVLQSQWWNGDSGVMIVGEQYRPIPFGMKIRWFSYAEDKFYEGDFKLDYEKLSKLFKEGLNCKESSNYKYFKIALAPGGQVFLYLLGGNSLLVGDFLAKESHSLQWTDLGNKSNEQRNNAVKHFQGEMPLQTQQEISEKRINTQIWKDINLHYPWSYTFKVADFNNSFEIKEKDIIINYINGENARCISGIDYLTKPSPKAIPLEIDGEFETSAGRKFTIRIYSGNVNGEEPQKQTYEVQRGREQELVKLFKDFYEKVGKKDFEIHLKLSPDFKTGKVYLKKDNIEQEIPKVQVDIFDMTFDQ, from the coding sequence ATGAACAATAAGTACGAATGGCTGACTTTGACAACTGCCGATATGGGATATAATATGGAGATTGTAGATGGATCTTTTTATGATAATAAAGGAGAAGAAATCGCTGGAATTCCTAGTAGACAGGTTCTGCAATCTCAATGGTGGAATGGAGATTCCGGAGTTATGATTGTAGGAGAACAATATCGACCCATTCCTTTCGGTATGAAAATCAGATGGTTTTCTTATGCGGAAGATAAGTTTTATGAAGGCGATTTTAAATTGGATTATGAAAAACTGTCGAAGCTATTTAAGGAAGGATTAAACTGTAAAGAAAGTTCCAATTATAAATATTTTAAAATAGCCCTTGCTCCTGGTGGGCAGGTATTTCTTTATTTACTGGGAGGGAATTCTCTCTTAGTTGGTGATTTTTTAGCGAAAGAAAGCCATTCGTTGCAATGGACTGATCTTGGAAATAAAAGTAATGAACAAAGGAATAATGCGGTAAAACATTTTCAAGGTGAAATGCCTCTTCAAACGCAGCAGGAAATTTCAGAAAAAAGAATCAATACCCAGATTTGGAAAGATATAAACCTTCATTATCCCTGGAGCTATACTTTTAAGGTAGCTGACTTTAACAATTCTTTTGAAATAAAAGAAAAGGATATAATAATTAACTATATCAATGGAGAAAATGCTCGATGTATTTCTGGAATAGATTACTTAACCAAGCCATCTCCCAAAGCGATCCCATTGGAGATCGATGGTGAATTTGAAACTTCAGCCGGCAGGAAATTTACCATTCGTATTTATTCAGGCAATGTAAATGGAGAAGAACCCCAAAAACAAACGTACGAGGTGCAAAGAGGTCGCGAGCAGGAACTGGTAAAACTGTTTAAAGATTTTTATGAAAAGGTTGGGAAGAAAGATTTTGAAATTCATCTAAAACTATCACCAGATTTTAAAACCGGTAAAGTATATCTTAAGAAAGATAATATAGAGCAGGAAATCCCTAAAGTACAGGTGGATATTTTCGATATGACATTTGATCAATGA
- a CDS encoding GIN domain-containing protein, which translates to MKKVLYTLMLVAVVSCGKVSPKGNIEKKDVDVPEFVNLDLDGKFRVFYARGEKNFVEIETYPNVASNLDVDVKDKTLTIKEKRGTKGVDFYNVTIYSKYNLEKVAVSDSVEVNISSEIKTDNFRLNMKNNASFMGSVNTRRAEVEMHNRSRANFLGLTKDAVIKISDTASLIAPYWKITNLNIDSKNGNYAEVNVKDSLKGNIQNTAKFIYYNDPIKAFKVEKTTKVENKKLD; encoded by the coding sequence ATGAAAAAAGTACTATACACATTGATGCTGGTTGCCGTAGTTTCCTGCGGGAAAGTTTCCCCAAAAGGAAATATTGAAAAGAAAGATGTGGACGTTCCGGAATTTGTAAACCTGGATCTGGATGGTAAATTCCGTGTATTTTATGCCAGAGGGGAAAAGAACTTCGTGGAAATAGAGACCTATCCTAACGTAGCCAGTAATTTGGATGTAGATGTAAAGGATAAAACCCTTACCATCAAAGAAAAAAGAGGAACAAAAGGTGTTGATTTTTACAATGTAACGATCTATTCAAAATATAACCTTGAAAAAGTAGCTGTTTCAGACTCCGTTGAAGTAAATATTTCAAGTGAAATTAAAACCGATAATTTCAGACTGAATATGAAAAACAATGCAAGCTTCATGGGATCTGTCAATACAAGAAGGGCAGAAGTGGAAATGCATAACAGAAGCCGTGCCAACTTTTTAGGATTAACCAAAGATGCCGTGATCAAGATTTCAGATACAGCAAGCTTAATTGCTCCTTACTGGAAAATTACCAACCTGAATATCGATTCTAAAAATGGAAACTATGCTGAGGTAAATGTAAAAGACTCTTTAAAAGGAAATATCCAGAACACGGCAAAATTCATCTACTATAATGATCCGATCAAAGCATTTAAAGTAGAGAAAACAACTAAGGTTGAAAATAAAAAACTGGATTAA
- a CDS encoding phospho-sugar mutase → MNTLEKAKLWLSDTFDAETRSAVQALIDSNSPDLEDSFYRELEFGTGGMRGIMGVGTNRLNKYTLGQATQGLANYMLEQFKGEEIKVAIAYDVRHNSKEFGKLVADVLTANGIKVLLFKDHRPTPELSFTVRDKKCNGGIVLTASHNPPEYNGYKVYWNDGAQIVPPNDEAIIKEVYSVKFEEIKFNGNDDLIEWIGEEQDDVYIDACIENSTYQNEGKENLNIVFTSIHGTTYTTIPKALAKAGFKKVDLVKEQMIPSGNFPTVDSPNPEEPAALEMAMDLAKITNADIVIGTDPDGDRLGIAVRNLDGEMQLLNGNQTNTILTYYILNEWRKQGRITGKEFIGSTIVTSDIFYDIAQKFGVECKVGLTGFKWIGKMIREAEGTQKFVCGGEESFGFMTGDFVRDKDSCGSILLACEIAAWCKANGKTMYQYMIEIYEDLGMYFEGLINIVRKGRQGAEEIQNMMKDFRENPPKELAGSLVEEVKDFKEQTSLTISTGEKKVMNEIPQSNVLIYYTQDGTKVCVRPSGTEPKIKFYVSVKDAISSEADFKDKLKSLEAKIQAVKTDLKLD, encoded by the coding sequence ATGAATACATTAGAAAAAGCGAAACTTTGGTTAAGTGATACCTTCGATGCAGAAACGAGAAGTGCAGTACAGGCATTAATCGATAGCAATTCCCCGGATCTGGAAGACTCTTTTTATAGAGAATTGGAATTCGGAACAGGAGGTATGCGTGGAATAATGGGAGTAGGAACCAACCGCTTAAATAAATATACATTAGGACAGGCGACTCAGGGATTGGCCAACTATATGCTTGAGCAGTTCAAAGGAGAGGAAATCAAAGTTGCTATTGCTTATGATGTGCGCCACAATTCAAAAGAATTCGGGAAACTGGTAGCAGATGTTTTAACAGCAAACGGAATTAAAGTATTGCTTTTCAAAGATCACAGACCAACTCCTGAATTGTCTTTCACGGTTCGTGATAAAAAATGTAACGGCGGAATCGTATTAACAGCTTCTCACAATCCACCTGAATATAACGGGTATAAAGTATATTGGAATGACGGTGCACAGATCGTTCCGCCAAACGACGAGGCCATTATCAAAGAAGTATATTCTGTGAAATTTGAAGAAATTAAATTCAACGGAAATGATGACTTGATCGAATGGATCGGAGAGGAGCAAGATGACGTTTACATTGATGCATGTATTGAAAACTCTACATACCAAAACGAAGGAAAAGAAAATTTAAATATTGTTTTCACCTCTATTCACGGAACTACCTATACTACGATTCCTAAAGCATTAGCAAAAGCAGGTTTCAAAAAAGTAGATTTGGTTAAAGAACAGATGATCCCAAGCGGAAATTTCCCTACTGTAGACTCTCCAAATCCGGAAGAACCAGCAGCATTAGAGATGGCTATGGATCTTGCAAAGATTACCAATGCTGATATCGTGATTGGAACAGACCCGGATGGGGATAGATTAGGAATTGCAGTAAGAAACCTGGATGGTGAAATGCAATTATTGAATGGAAACCAAACCAATACAATCCTTACGTATTACATCCTGAATGAATGGAGAAAACAAGGCAGAATTACAGGTAAAGAATTCATTGGTTCTACCATCGTAACTTCTGATATTTTCTATGATATTGCACAGAAATTTGGGGTTGAATGTAAAGTAGGTCTTACAGGATTCAAATGGATCGGAAAAATGATTCGTGAAGCTGAAGGAACTCAGAAATTTGTGTGTGGTGGAGAAGAAAGTTTCGGATTCATGACCGGAGATTTTGTTCGTGATAAAGACTCTTGTGGAAGTATCCTTTTAGCTTGTGAAATTGCTGCATGGTGTAAAGCCAACGGGAAAACAATGTATCAATACATGATCGAAATCTATGAAGATCTGGGGATGTATTTTGAAGGATTAATCAATATTGTTAGAAAGGGAAGACAAGGTGCTGAAGAAATTCAGAATATGATGAAAGACTTCCGTGAAAACCCTCCAAAAGAATTAGCAGGTTCATTAGTAGAAGAAGTAAAAGATTTCAAAGAACAGACAAGTCTTACCATTTCTACAGGAGAGAAAAAAGTAATGAACGAAATTCCACAATCTAACGTATTGATTTACTATACACAGGACGGAACTAAAGTGTGTGTAAGACCTTCAGGAACAGAACCGAAAATTAAATTCTATGTTTCAGTAAAAGATGCGATCTCTTCTGAAGCAGATTTTAAAGATAAATTAAAATCATTGGAAGCAAAAATTCAAGCCGTTAAAACAGATTTAAAACTGGATTAA
- a CDS encoding pyridoxal phosphate-dependent aminotransferase → MKVSKLAANLIGSEIVKIGNEVNDLKAKGAEIANLTIGDLNSNIYPIPALLKEEIQKAYQNNLTNYPPANGLLSLRKEVSKDLKNRWNLDYSPNDILITAGSRPLIYAVYKTIVDEGDKVVYPTPSWNNNHYAYLTSANAVEVKTKPETNFLPTADDLRPHLDGAVLLALCSPLNPTGTMFTREQLSEICELVIAENKKRGADEKPLYLMYDQIYSNLTFGAEHVDPVSLFPEMKEYTVYIDGISKCLAATGVRVGWGFGPAHIIDKMKALLTHVGAWAPKPEQEATAKFYENPENVNVFVEDFKGKLEESLKVLHGGIQDLKGKGLTVDSIEPMGALYLTIKLDYIGKTKPDGVVLENSSDLVFYLINEAGVALVPFSAFGEDTSEPWFRASVGGLAVDEIKGMLPKLETALNNLK, encoded by the coding sequence GTGAAAGTTTCAAAATTAGCAGCGAACCTGATCGGTTCTGAAATTGTAAAAATTGGTAACGAAGTAAATGATCTAAAAGCAAAAGGTGCAGAAATTGCCAATCTTACTATTGGTGACCTGAATTCTAATATCTATCCTATCCCAGCATTGCTGAAGGAGGAGATTCAGAAAGCCTATCAGAATAACCTGACAAACTATCCACCTGCCAACGGACTTTTATCTTTAAGAAAAGAAGTTTCCAAAGACTTAAAAAACAGATGGAATCTGGATTATTCACCCAATGATATTTTGATTACAGCAGGATCAAGACCGTTGATCTATGCCGTATACAAAACCATCGTAGACGAAGGAGATAAAGTAGTATATCCTACACCATCATGGAACAACAATCACTATGCTTACCTTACTTCAGCCAATGCTGTAGAAGTAAAAACAAAGCCTGAAACCAATTTCCTTCCAACAGCAGATGATTTAAGACCTCATTTGGACGGAGCAGTTCTATTGGCACTTTGCTCTCCATTGAACCCAACAGGAACCATGTTCACAAGGGAACAACTTTCTGAAATCTGTGAATTGGTAATTGCTGAAAACAAAAAAAGAGGAGCAGACGAAAAACCATTATACTTAATGTATGATCAGATCTATTCTAACCTTACTTTTGGTGCAGAACATGTAGATCCGGTTTCTCTTTTCCCTGAAATGAAAGAATATACAGTGTATATCGATGGGATTTCAAAATGTCTGGCTGCTACAGGAGTACGTGTAGGTTGGGGATTCGGACCTGCACATATCATTGATAAAATGAAAGCACTTCTTACTCACGTTGGAGCTTGGGCACCAAAACCAGAGCAGGAAGCTACAGCAAAATTCTATGAAAATCCTGAAAATGTAAATGTATTCGTAGAAGACTTCAAAGGAAAATTGGAAGAAAGCCTAAAAGTTCTTCATGGTGGAATTCAGGATCTGAAAGGGAAAGGTTTAACGGTAGACAGTATTGAGCCGATGGGAGCACTTTACCTTACTATCAAATTAGATTATATCGGAAAAACAAAACCTGATGGAGTTGTTCTTGAAAACTCTTCAGACCTTGTATTTTACTTAATCAATGAAGCAGGGGTTGCTTTAGTTCCGTTCTCAGCATTCGGGGAAGATACATCTGAACCTTGGTTCCGTGCTTCCGTTGGAGGGTTAGCTGTAGATGAAATCAAAGGAATGCTTCCGAAATTGGAAACTGCTTTGAATAATCTGAAGTAA
- a CDS encoding phosphatase PAP2 family protein — translation MKKLRFLLLPMSILVCSQEIDTLQVKELSQTPELPKVQTYTLKDGSVRTYPKPKLLDFVTKLPRNFIDTNKDFVAKDHAYYLGGAIASTLILIPFDQKLIDNSRELGERWGMDKDNNYTKLGGVFKIPKDIGSTLYLIGNGSTLVFLGIGFGAYGLIKNDYRAQATASGLMESLILSGVFTQTIKRITGRESPFIAEENGNKGGAWNPFPSFSAFGKNTSNYDAMPSGHLTTFMAGITVIADNYPDAKWIKPVGYTLAGALCFQMMQSKVHWASDYPVALLMGYFIGKTISKSRYTSSEKTIGKTKYKFDLMASRQWEYNMVGVKLSF, via the coding sequence ATGAAAAAATTGAGATTTTTGCTATTGCCAATGTCTATATTGGTATGTTCACAAGAAATAGATACACTTCAGGTAAAAGAATTATCACAGACACCTGAACTCCCTAAAGTACAAACATATACCCTAAAAGACGGATCTGTACGAACGTATCCAAAGCCTAAATTACTAGATTTTGTGACCAAGCTGCCTCGAAATTTTATTGATACTAATAAAGACTTTGTAGCAAAAGATCATGCTTACTATTTAGGAGGTGCCATTGCCTCAACACTCATCCTTATTCCTTTTGATCAAAAATTAATTGATAATTCAAGAGAGTTAGGAGAAAGATGGGGAATGGATAAAGATAACAACTATACCAAACTGGGTGGGGTTTTCAAAATTCCTAAAGACATCGGATCTACATTATATCTTATAGGAAATGGATCTACATTGGTATTCCTGGGAATTGGTTTTGGAGCCTATGGTTTGATTAAAAATGATTATAGAGCGCAAGCTACAGCCAGTGGATTAATGGAAAGTTTAATTCTTTCCGGAGTTTTCACTCAAACGATCAAAAGAATTACCGGAAGAGAAAGCCCGTTTATTGCAGAAGAAAATGGAAATAAAGGCGGTGCTTGGAATCCGTTTCCAAGTTTTTCAGCATTTGGAAAAAACACTTCTAATTATGATGCTATGCCATCTGGGCACTTAACAACATTTATGGCTGGTATTACCGTAATTGCAGACAACTATCCGGATGCAAAATGGATAAAACCTGTAGGATATACATTAGCCGGAGCTTTATGTTTTCAGATGATGCAAAGTAAAGTTCACTGGGCTTCCGATTATCCGGTAGCATTATTAATGGGGTATTTTATTGGAAAAACAATCTCAAAAAGCAGATATACCTCTTCAGAAAAAACAATAGGAAAAACAAAATATAAATTTGACCTTATGGCATCCCGCCAATGGGAATATAATATGGTAGGGGTAAAGCTATCCTTTTAA
- the kdsB gene encoding 3-deoxy-manno-octulosonate cytidylyltransferase: MKIIAVIPARYEASRFPGKLMQTLGEKTVITTTYQNVVETGLFDEVFVATDSEIIFDEITRNGGKAVMTGQHETGSDRIAEAVQNIDCDIVINVQGDEPFLKLEPLQQLIEVFKQDIQQEISLASLKIKLSEKGEIENPNNVKVITDNNGFALYFSRSAIPFHREVSYDVSYFKHIGVYAFRKEALLQFSKLEMKPLEISEKIECIRYLEYGMKIKMIETNFIGVGIDTPEDLEKARKLI; this comes from the coding sequence ATGAAAATAATCGCTGTCATCCCTGCACGCTATGAAGCAAGCCGTTTTCCAGGAAAACTAATGCAGACACTGGGAGAAAAAACTGTTATTACCACCACTTATCAAAATGTAGTAGAAACAGGACTGTTTGACGAAGTATTTGTAGCTACAGATTCTGAAATCATCTTTGATGAAATCACCAGGAATGGAGGAAAAGCTGTAATGACAGGACAACATGAAACAGGAAGCGATCGCATAGCTGAAGCTGTACAGAATATCGATTGTGATATCGTAATTAATGTTCAGGGCGATGAACCGTTCCTTAAGCTGGAACCCTTACAACAACTGATCGAAGTTTTTAAACAAGATATACAACAAGAGATTTCTCTGGCATCCTTAAAAATAAAATTGTCCGAAAAAGGAGAAATAGAAAACCCCAATAATGTAAAAGTAATTACTGATAATAACGGTTTTGCATTATATTTCAGTCGTTCTGCCATTCCTTTCCACAGAGAAGTTTCCTATGATGTGAGCTACTTTAAGCATATCGGGGTATATGCATTCAGAAAAGAAGCCTTATTACAATTTTCAAAACTGGAAATGAAACCATTGGAAATATCTGAAAAGATCGAATGTATCCGATACTTGGAGTACGGAATGAAAATCAAAATGATAGAAACCAATTTCATTGGAGTAGGGATTGATACACCAGAAGATCTGGAAAAAGCAAGGAAGTTAATTTAA
- a CDS encoding histidine kinase: MKKIIYLVLFTVTSSLYYAQTAKEIIDKNIELSGGLTNWKLLNSVLLQGKVVLGIKDEYPIKIYQQRPNLTKTIIVTGGKETAIEGFDGNKGYAMNYAANKLQEYPEYVPENFDNDFIDWENKGFVAKYLGKEKVGEVYCHKVELTKNVNKNMYYFDTTTYMLLKEIKKEETVVYSDYKKVGNLTMPFRIESSSPKKDGDYVMLLNRIDINKVFPANIFKF; the protein is encoded by the coding sequence ATGAAAAAAATAATATACTTAGTCCTTTTTACCGTTACAAGTTCACTGTATTATGCCCAGACCGCAAAGGAAATTATAGATAAAAATATTGAATTATCCGGAGGTTTAACCAATTGGAAGCTTTTAAACTCCGTATTGTTACAAGGAAAAGTAGTATTAGGAATCAAAGATGAGTATCCCATAAAAATATACCAACAACGTCCCAATCTTACCAAAACCATTATTGTAACTGGTGGGAAAGAAACAGCGATTGAAGGTTTTGACGGAAACAAAGGCTATGCAATGAATTATGCTGCCAATAAGCTTCAGGAATATCCGGAATATGTGCCGGAAAATTTTGATAACGATTTTATTGACTGGGAAAATAAAGGCTTTGTTGCCAAATACCTTGGAAAAGAAAAAGTAGGTGAGGTTTATTGCCATAAAGTGGAACTTACCAAGAATGTAAATAAGAATATGTATTATTTTGATACAACCACTTATATGCTTTTAAAGGAAATTAAAAAAGAAGAAACCGTCGTATATTCCGATTATAAAAAAGTAGGAAATCTTACGATGCCTTTCAGGATAGAGTCTTCAAGCCCTAAAAAAGATGGAGATTATGTAATGTTACTTAATAGAATAGATATCAACAAGGTTTTTCCTGCGAATATCTTTAAGTTTTAA
- a CDS encoding glutathione peroxidase yields the protein MKNIFLLLLSLTAFLQSCTNQKSEISKAKTNELMGKTIYDFKVESLDGKEINFADFKGKKILIVNTASECGFTPQYADLEKVYEEYKDKLVVVGFPANNFGGQEPGTNTEIGTFCQKNYGVTFPMAAKVSVKGDDTAPIFKYLTEQELNGVKNTTILWNFTKFLIDENGKLIDSYVSTTKPTSESITKHLK from the coding sequence ATGAAAAATATTTTTTTACTGTTGCTTTCATTAACAGCGTTCCTGCAAAGCTGCACCAACCAAAAAAGTGAAATTTCTAAAGCTAAAACCAATGAACTTATGGGAAAAACAATATATGATTTTAAAGTAGAAAGCCTTGATGGAAAGGAGATCAACTTTGCGGATTTCAAAGGAAAGAAAATCCTAATCGTCAATACCGCTTCCGAATGTGGGTTTACTCCTCAGTATGCAGATCTTGAAAAAGTATATGAAGAATATAAAGATAAATTGGTTGTAGTAGGTTTTCCAGCGAATAACTTTGGCGGTCAGGAACCTGGTACTAACACTGAAATCGGAACATTCTGCCAGAAAAACTATGGCGTAACATTTCCAATGGCTGCAAAGGTTTCTGTAAAAGGGGATGATACGGCACCGATCTTTAAATATTTAACGGAACAGGAACTCAACGGAGTAAAAAATACAACGATCCTTTGGAATTTTACCAAATTCCTGATCGATGAAAACGGGAAACTGATTGATAGCTATGTAAGCACAACAAAACCTACGAGCGAATCAATTACAAAGCATTTGAAATAA
- a CDS encoding tetratricopeptide repeat protein, whose product MKKLVIIFILILSIKGFSQSYFSGKINYCTPKKEESKKKFDAAIIALSYPDLYEKAANAMVLIADKDPTYCDAYFMAGYLFRLQEKHDDALAYYYVADSLAQNKSPEFKQNFAIELMRSEKADMAREKFQEMVKYFPNSPEGYYGIANTAIVLHDFDNGLNNLKKAEKLYENSGEVKNDVKYMYGMLNCLNENYEEALPYFDEVYSTYKKDVGYLSLYALTLIKVGKASNDEKIIKKAWKTYEKIKDVQGPEDLSEKIKKEFS is encoded by the coding sequence ATGAAAAAACTAGTAATTATTTTTATACTTATCCTTTCTATTAAGGGGTTTTCACAAAGTTATTTTTCAGGAAAAATCAACTATTGTACCCCAAAAAAAGAAGAATCCAAAAAGAAATTTGATGCAGCTATTATTGCCCTGAGCTATCCTGATCTTTATGAAAAAGCTGCCAATGCTATGGTGCTAATTGCAGATAAAGATCCTACCTATTGTGATGCTTATTTTATGGCAGGATATCTTTTCAGATTACAGGAAAAGCATGATGATGCTCTTGCTTATTATTACGTAGCAGATAGCCTAGCCCAGAATAAATCTCCAGAATTTAAGCAAAACTTTGCCATCGAATTGATGAGATCCGAAAAAGCTGATATGGCGAGAGAAAAGTTTCAGGAAATGGTAAAGTACTTTCCTAATAGTCCGGAAGGATATTATGGAATAGCCAATACTGCAATTGTTCTGCATGATTTTGATAATGGATTAAACAATTTGAAAAAAGCTGAAAAGCTATATGAAAACTCTGGAGAAGTAAAGAATGATGTAAAATATATGTATGGAATGTTGAATTGTCTCAATGAAAATTATGAGGAAGCATTACCTTATTTTGATGAAGTATATTCTACATATAAAAAAGATGTAGGGTATTTATCTCTTTATGCACTTACCCTAATAAAGGTGGGTAAGGCCAGTAATGATGAAAAAATTATCAAAAAAGCCTGGAAAACGTATGAGAAAATAAAAGATGTACAAGGGCCAGAGGATCTTTCTGAAAAAATAAAGAAGGAATTCTCTTAA